TGCTTAGGGTGTTTTTCTATGAAGTTTCTGCAAGTTGCTCAGGTTTTTCAAGATCTTGAAAAAGAGCCATCTCGTACCAGCATGACTAAAATTTTGGCTGAGCTTCTTGCTCAATGTTCAAAAACAGATGCTCATATTATTTCCTATCTTTCGCAGGGCAGTTTATTTGCCCCATATAAAAATATACAGTTTCATATTGCTCAAAAAGGAATGTTAGGCATTATTGCAGACTTTGCAGATAAGCCCGTAGCCGAAATTCAAAAAGACTTTAAAGAGCTTGGCGACCTTGGATTAGTAGTACAAAAAAATAACTGCAGGATTGATCAAGGGCTGAGCGTGCAGCAGGTATATGACTTGCTCCTGGAAATTGCTCAGATTTCTGGAGCAGGATCCACAGAGAAAAGAACTGCTTTACTTGTAAAGCTTTTAGAGCAAGTTGACGGGCTTGGTGCAAAATTTATTGTGCGAATCGTTACAAGCACCTTGCGCCTTGGTTTTTCAGACATGACTTTTTTAGACGCTTTATCTTGGATGAGCGTTGGCGACAAAAGTATAAGTAAAGATTTAGAAGCTGCTTATAATGTTTGCGCAGATTTAGGACTCGTTGCATACACTTTAAAAGATCAAGGAGTTGCGGGCATTAAATCTATGAGCGTTACTGTTGGAATTCCTATTCGTCCTGCTGCGGCAGAGCGTCTTACCAGTGCTCAGGCAATAGTTGAAAGACTTGGGGACTGTGTCGCGCAACCAAAACTTGATGGTTTTCGTGTTCAAGTGCATGTAAAAAAAACAGACTCAAAAACAGAGGTGCATTTTTTTTCTAGAAATATGCTTGATATGTCAGATATGTTTCCAGATTTAAAAAAAGTTGTCTCAACCTTGGATGTTTCAAGTCTTATTTGTGAGGGTGAGGCAATAGTTTATGATGATCAAACTCAAACGTTTTTGCCTTTTCAGCAAACGGTTAAACGTAAACGCAAGCACGATGTAGAGCAAATGAGCATAGAAATGCCATTAAGGCTTTATTTATTTGACCTTTTATATCTTGATGGAAAATCACTTCTTGATCAAACTCATAAGTCTCGACGAGAAATGCTGCAAGCTATTATTGGACAGGACGATTCTTTACAAGTCGTAGAAGAAAAACAGATCACAACGGCAAAAGAGCTCGAAGATTATTTTTTATTAAATATTGATTCTGGCCTTGAAGGGCTTGTGGTGAAACGAGAAGATGCGATATATCAACCAGGAAAAAGAAATTTTAATTGGATTAAAATGAAACGAGAAGCACATGCTTCTTTAATTGACACTGTTGATTGCGTCATTCTTGGTTATTACGGTGGAAAAGGCAAGCGGGCTCAATTTGGAATAGGTGCTTTTTTAGTTGGAATTTATGATCAAGAAAAGGACCAATTTCAGACTGTGGCAAAAGTTGGAACTGGACTCACAGACATTGAGTGGAAAGATTTAAGAAGTCGATGCGAAGCTTTGAAGGTTTCTGTTCAGCCTAAAAACGTAGAGTGCATAAAAGATTTGTATCCAGATGTTTGGGTAAGTCCTGAGTTAGTCTGTACGGTAAAGTCTGATGAAATTACTTTATCCCCGCTTCATAGTGCTGGAAAAGTAGGTGATGCCCCTGGATTTGCCTTAAGGTTTCCTCGTTTTATTTCTTATCGATTTGATAAATCTGCTCATGATTCTACATCGATTATTGAGCTTAAGCATTTATTTGCACAGCAAAATATAAAATCTTGATTCATTTTCTCAACTATGTTTAAGTAAGAAAAAAATATAAAAAAGTAGGTATTTTGTGAAGAATCTAAATTTTACATTGTTTATAAGTTTTATTTTTTTGCAAACGTCTATAACGCTTTGCAGGGTTGTAACTTCTGCTAACAATCTTGGTTCTTTTTTATCAAGCTTAAATAATGCACCTGTTGCAGATAAAGTTGAGGTTGCCAAGGTTAAAAAACCTGATGATTCTAAAGATAAAAGTAGAACAACTCCAGCTAACAATATTGGATCTTTTTTATCAGGGATAAATTCTGCGCCAGTGGTAAATAACGTTGTAAAGCCTGATAATTCTAACGATCAAATTACATTGCTTTTACAAGAGCAACCTGCCAAGACAGTGACCCCTAAGGTATCTAACGATACTAATCAAATTGCCTTGCAAAGTTTTTTAACAGCGCAAAGCAATCCTTCATATCTAAAAGGGATGGCGATCTTAAAAGATAAACAGCTTATTGCTTCATATCAAAAAGCAATATCTTCAATCGGCTTATTTTTTATTAATTATAGTCTGAATAATTTACAGACTTTTCATGTAAAATCAGCAGCTCCAACAAGTAGCATAACTTCTTTTCTTAGTGGAATAAAAAATACCAGTGTTGCTCTAAAGCCAGTTGCTCATGGCGACGCTCTAGCATCTTTTTTATCAGGTTTATCTACCACGGCTAAAAAGCCGACAGCTAAAAAACAGCCTGTTTTTGTATTGCCTCCAAACTTATAAATTTCGGGATATTTTAAATGATAAAAAGTTATAGAATTGTTTTTCTTTCTCTTATGTTTTTCTCTCCTTTTATAAAGTCATCATTGTCATCTGTTGTTGTGCAATATGAGCAAGCTTTACAAGATTTTATTAAATCTCATAAGGAATTAAATCCAACAAAGCCAATAGCGCTCACTCAGTCAAATATAATTTTTTCTACATATTCTAAAATTATTGCTCCATATATTTCATATATTTCAGGGTACGGGAGAATTGTGGGACAAGAATTTGCAAGGAGCTTTCCTTATCACGCAGATCTTTTGACTATGTCTGATGAGTTTTTTAAGTATGACAAAGAGGTGAAGCGCATTGCTTTATTCTTTCCTAAAGATCAGCAGAGCGGCGTCATTGATTGTTTTTATGAACAGCTAACAAGTACAGTTGTTCAGGTTTGTTATCAGATTATAAAAGAAGTTTCATATGCATTAAGTTCAAACTCTGATGATTTGGCTTCAGTTTATATTGCATATAACTTAGCTTGGGCTGCGCAAACTAAAAACATGAAGCTTACGGGTCTTGCGCAAGGTCAAGATTTTAAAGAAAGTGTTACAAAGCTTATGATCACTTTGTACCAAGCAGCAGTATTAAAGAAAACTCATAGTTTAGAATTTTATGTTGATGACACTGCAAAAAGAATTATTCTTTCAAAAGAAATTAATGCTTATCAAGAAATTTTATATCATGTTTATACGAACGCTGGACAAAAAGACCTGGCAGATAAGCAACTTTTGGCGATAAAAGGCTTTAAGCAAAAACTTACAGTATTAGAAAATGAAGCGAAAAGCTTAGGTGTTGCTAAAAAATTACCCACAGCAGCTCAAGTTTTAGCACAGTCAGGGCAGGCTTCAGCTGTAGATCCATCGAGCATTCCCGCTTTAAAGTCTCAGGCTGTGCAGGCATTTTCTAGTGGCCAAGCTGCAGAAAAATTAGGTAATTTTGCAGACTCAATGGCTCAATATGCTTTGGCGCAAACAGCATACTTAAAGCTTTTGAGCGCTCCTTCTCTTGCGGCAGATGAAAATAGCAATAAGGCGCAATATTTTTTAGCAAAAACAAGATGGACAGCCAGTTCTTTAGCGTCTACGGTAATTCCAATTGGTAATTCAACATTTCAAGGGCTTGATAATGTTGCTGCCAGTTATGTAGTTAATGTGTACGAACCACAAATAAATGCCACCTTGTTTTCAAGCGCAATGCCTTCTTCGTTGAGCTTGCTGCCAATAGGTAAACTTAGTTCTGCTTTAACTATTGAGCAAAAAAAAGATATATTGCAACTCTTTAAAGCTTTCTTAGTCAGTCAAGTTTTATCAGGTCAATCAACGAGCTTTTCTGAT
The sequence above is a segment of the Candidatus Dependentiae bacterium genome. Coding sequences within it:
- a CDS encoding ATP-dependent DNA ligase, which produces MKFLQVAQVFQDLEKEPSRTSMTKILAELLAQCSKTDAHIISYLSQGSLFAPYKNIQFHIAQKGMLGIIADFADKPVAEIQKDFKELGDLGLVVQKNNCRIDQGLSVQQVYDLLLEIAQISGAGSTEKRTALLVKLLEQVDGLGAKFIVRIVTSTLRLGFSDMTFLDALSWMSVGDKSISKDLEAAYNVCADLGLVAYTLKDQGVAGIKSMSVTVGIPIRPAAAERLTSAQAIVERLGDCVAQPKLDGFRVQVHVKKTDSKTEVHFFSRNMLDMSDMFPDLKKVVSTLDVSSLICEGEAIVYDDQTQTFLPFQQTVKRKRKHDVEQMSIEMPLRLYLFDLLYLDGKSLLDQTHKSRREMLQAIIGQDDSLQVVEEKQITTAKELEDYFLLNIDSGLEGLVVKREDAIYQPGKRNFNWIKMKREAHASLIDTVDCVILGYYGGKGKRAQFGIGAFLVGIYDQEKDQFQTVAKVGTGLTDIEWKDLRSRCEALKVSVQPKNVECIKDLYPDVWVSPELVCTVKSDEITLSPLHSAGKVGDAPGFALRFPRFISYRFDKSAHDSTSIIELKHLFAQQNIKS